One window of Bactrocera tryoni isolate S06 chromosome 2, CSIRO_BtryS06_freeze2, whole genome shotgun sequence genomic DNA carries:
- the LOC120769702 gene encoding uncharacterized protein LOC120769702 isoform X1 has translation MPNHRRMSNGWTRTIIPSLRYQIFFTCFIQSWRTSQIRTDIPVLVVNQRYEPEVQNPGGFIGSNVLIKCNIPSFVKEYVAVTSWLQEPNFNIYPSLEEDAADRRTSGVPNHSHRCTQSLSLPHPSQADAGQRCEQQYGQNSIDWQVHYSNNNANNK, from the exons ATGCCAAACCACCGCCGAATGTCGAATGGCTGGACAAGGACAATAATCCCATCACTTCGATATCAAA TTTTCTTTACATGTTTCATCCAAAGTTGGAGAACGTCACAAATAAGAACAGATATTCCAGTCTTGG TTGTGAATCAACGCTACGAACCGGAAGTGCAAAATCCAGGAGGTTTTATTGGTAGCAATGTgttaattaaatgtaatatacCGTCGTTTGTTAAGGAGTATGTGGCGGTGACATCATGGCTGCAGGAACCGAATTTCAATATATATCCATCGCTAGAAGAAG ATGCTGCCGACCGGCGAACTTCTGGTGTACCAAATCACTCGCACCGTTGCACACAAAGTTTATCGCTGCCGCACCCATCACAAGCTGACGCAGGACAACGTTGTGAGCAGCAATATGGGCAAAATTCAATTGACTGGCAAGTtcactacagcaacaacaatgctaaCAACAAATAG
- the LOC120769702 gene encoding Down syndrome cell adhesion molecule-like protein Dscam2 isoform X2, producing the protein MPNHRRMSNGWTRTIIPSLRYQIFFTCFIQSWRTSQIRTDIPVLVVNQRYEPEVQNPGGFIGSNVLIKCNIPSFVKEYVAVTSWLQEPNFNIYPSLEEDGVRLPMNIRKTC; encoded by the exons ATGCCAAACCACCGCCGAATGTCGAATGGCTGGACAAGGACAATAATCCCATCACTTCGATATCAAA TTTTCTTTACATGTTTCATCCAAAGTTGGAGAACGTCACAAATAAGAACAGATATTCCAGTCTTGG TTGTGAATCAACGCTACGAACCGGAAGTGCAAAATCCAGGAGGTTTTATTGGTAGCAATGTgttaattaaatgtaatatacCGTCGTTTGTTAAGGAGTATGTGGCGGTGACATCATGGCTGCAGGAACCGAATTTCAATATATATCCATCGCTAGAAGAAG ATGGCGTCAGATTGCCAATGAATATACGAAAAACGTGTTGA
- the LOC120769702 gene encoding Down syndrome cell adhesion molecule-like protein Dscam2 isoform X3 — protein MPNHRRMSNGWTRTIIPSLRYQIFFTCFIQSWRTSQIRTDIPVLVVNQRYEPEVQNPGGFIGSNVLIKCNIPSFVKEYVAVTSWLQEPNFNIYPSLEEDGPVML, from the exons ATGCCAAACCACCGCCGAATGTCGAATGGCTGGACAAGGACAATAATCCCATCACTTCGATATCAAA TTTTCTTTACATGTTTCATCCAAAGTTGGAGAACGTCACAAATAAGAACAGATATTCCAGTCTTGG TTGTGAATCAACGCTACGAACCGGAAGTGCAAAATCCAGGAGGTTTTATTGGTAGCAATGTgttaattaaatgtaatatacCGTCGTTTGTTAAGGAGTATGTGGCGGTGACATCATGGCTGCAGGAACCGAATTTCAATATATATCCATCGCTAGAAGAAG